One region of Bacillota bacterium genomic DNA includes:
- a CDS encoding ABC transporter permease translates to MSLQQSRHSPRHRPWAGLPQALWSFLTVRLFPRAVWAGLWTGWVRFAFSLGTAVDGLASHRLRSAIAMVGVTIGVASVVSLVAIGEGARLVIVRQFQSLGTNLIKIESHHWRAELRPQDAIELEERVPTISVAMPVVKADADVKWRRVRAQVKLLGVTEDFPYLREHAMAAGHFFTHLHVANRLRVAVVGYNLVDDLFQGRNPVGQRLYIGYQRFTVIGVLAPKGAGMADDIDNKIVIPVTAAQRLTRQYRVNEIWCKAVSKDTVDAAVAQISRIYRKKFGITDEQPAEGEEGPGQPGVLPGAIMKGGRVVIGRPVGPYAPPVRMEEPRPPGASERDQGQQQEVPPSAILSVTSLNELVQEASKANRVMTLMLGAIAGVSLLVGGLGIMNIMLVSVTERTAEIGLRKALGARRSDLILQFLLEALLISVVGGLVGIATGWLGTGVIERYGIETAMTWTGSWAALGAALLVGLIFGVYPAYQASGLSPAEALRK, encoded by the coding sequence ATTCCCCCCGGCATCGCCCGTGGGCGGGCTTGCCGCAGGCCCTGTGGTCTTTTCTCACGGTGCGTTTGTTCCCCAGGGCTGTGTGGGCGGGGTTGTGGACCGGCTGGGTGCGGTTCGCCTTCAGCCTGGGCACGGCCGTCGATGGTCTGGCCAGCCACCGCCTGCGTTCGGCCATCGCCATGGTGGGAGTCACCATAGGGGTGGCCTCGGTGGTGAGCCTGGTGGCCATCGGCGAGGGTGCGCGCCTGGTCATCGTCCGCCAGTTCCAGAGCCTGGGCACCAACCTCATCAAGATCGAGAGTCATCACTGGCGGGCCGAATTGCGCCCCCAGGACGCCATCGAGCTGGAAGAACGCGTGCCCACCATCTCGGTGGCCATGCCGGTGGTGAAGGCCGATGCCGACGTCAAGTGGCGCCGGGTGCGAGCCCAGGTCAAGCTGCTGGGAGTGACCGAGGATTTCCCCTACCTGCGCGAGCACGCCATGGCGGCAGGGCACTTCTTCACCCACCTGCACGTGGCCAATCGCCTGCGGGTGGCGGTGGTGGGCTACAACCTGGTGGATGACCTGTTCCAGGGCCGCAATCCCGTGGGACAGCGCCTTTACATCGGGTACCAGCGGTTCACCGTGATCGGCGTGCTCGCCCCCAAGGGGGCGGGTATGGCCGACGACATCGACAACAAAATCGTCATCCCGGTGACCGCCGCGCAGCGGCTGACGCGGCAGTACAGGGTGAACGAGATCTGGTGCAAGGCCGTCAGCAAGGATACGGTGGACGCGGCGGTGGCGCAGATCAGCCGCATCTACCGCAAGAAGTTCGGCATCACCGACGAGCAGCCAGCCGAGGGCGAGGAGGGTCCCGGCCAGCCCGGCGTGTTGCCCGGGGCAATCATGAAGGGCGGCCGCGTGGTGATCGGTCGTCCCGTGGGGCCCTACGCGCCGCCGGTGCGCATGGAGGAGCCGCGGCCGCCCGGAGCGTCCGAGCGCGATCAGGGCCAGCAGCAGGAAGTGCCGCCCAGCGCCATCCTGTCGGTGACCAGCCTCAACGAACTCGTGCAGGAGGCGTCCAAGGCCAACCGGGTGATGACCCTCATGCTGGGTGCCATCGCCGGGGTGTCGCTGCTCGTGGGTGGTCTGGGCATCATGAACATCATGCTGGTGTCGGTCACCGAGCGCACGGCGGAAATTGGCCTGCGCAAGGCCCTGGGCGCACGGCGCAGCGACCTGATTCTGCAGTTTCTGCTGGAAGCGCTCCTGATCAGCGTGGTGGGCGGCCTGGTGGGGATCGCCACCGGGTGGTTGGGGACCGGGGTGATCGAGCGCTACGGCATCGAGACGGCCATGACCTGGACCGGCTCCTGGGCTGCCCTGGGGGCCGCCCTGCTGGTGGGCCTCATATTTGGCGTCTACCCGGCGTACCAGGCATCCGGCCTCTCCCCGGCGGAAGCCCTCCGCAAGTAG